The sequence below is a genomic window from Oreochromis niloticus isolate F11D_XX linkage group LG3, O_niloticus_UMD_NMBU, whole genome shotgun sequence.
gcaGCTGTGCATGTGCATACAACTGCATGCAGCAGATTAGATGATCAGAATTCTTGAACCTTACACACAGGCAAGTCCCCTAAAAAGTCAAAACCATAATACTTTCACTGGTATcatactgacaaatggcataggTTGGAGGAAAATCTGGAAATGGTTAGCAGTGAAAGAGTTAAAATGTAATGCACTATTGCAACCAACCACTGAAAGagtaaaaatacacaaacagtaTGATGAACCATTCAAATCACATAATACAGTAGCACTACTGCTAATGTGTTAACGGTAGGTATAACTACTAccgcaattttaaaaaatacagtaagTTACTGTAAATAACCTTCATATACCCATAATGCATAGCAAATTACAGTAATTAACTGTAGAAATGTTTTCAAGTAAGTTACTGGGCATTTTGTGGtattttactgtgaaaaataCAGCAAAGGTTAACAGTGTAGTCAGTAGATCTGCTACAAATTGCAGATCATATGCAAATTTTGGAAATTACATTATGAATATTCCTAACATAGCTTTAAAACCAAGAAATTCTAACTCTCCCCTACACTCAAAAACAGATGACACACCAACTGACACACCTGAGTTACTCACTTTCTTAAATCCACTCACTCTCACTGGCTCTGTTTATTACTAATCACTGTGTAACTGCTGTAAATTCATAGTAACTGCAATGTCCCTACAAATGTTTATTATATTAACCCCAattatacagactgtatatgaCTACCAACTCTCTCCAGCCATGAATGACCTATATTGgctgaaaatgttcatttccagagaaaagacacaggcagtggtgatgtgtcggtcgcaaacgaaacggctcttagagccgactctttgaagtgaacgacgtgAGCCGTggggtttcttttctttctcttacaCTTGCAGTTACACttgcagtagcacaggaacagagcgggagggaaagagagagaaagagagccagggacaacaacgtcacattagaaaggtatagtaatcatccacaactattttcagttgcagatgataaaggattcagaaagtttattcatgcaggcccatatgacaagaatttggatcttctttttgtttcatattttaatttatatttaattgtgttgtggtttgcagtgttttgtgttgtttcactttaaatttgtttaaaaggaaaaagctgaaaatttaaatagttaaaagttgaaatgtaaatagttggtttttgtattatatgatttatttattacattttatgtggagtgaataaaaaaaaagtatatttacggtggaccctagagacaaagcacgtacaaactccaaaaaacgTACAAGCTCCGAAGCacatacaaaagacaacagaggatgtgtcacggttctgggttggttcgacccagcattttgagtttattatgttttggtttattttcaaATGATCGTTTTGTTACTCTTGTGCTttgttgattattattattatcattggaATTCTATGtgtctgtttattcatgttttaggAATTGTCCGTTGGTTGTGCCTGTATAGTATAGTTCAAGTCTATGTGTCatttgttgtctgtctctcagtgtcgagtctgcgtctttgtgtagtgatttcttgtttcctgttttattgtgaaggtctacGTCTCATGTgaatgtgttcagttttacctgtCTCGTCTcgttaattactcccagctgtgtccaccaccTATGTGttatctccctgtgtttctctgtgtgtattttagtCGTGTCTTCTGtcattgtagttgctggtccgtctgtgtatccaccctgcTTCATCTGTGTTTCCCTGCTGTCAACCGTCATCTGTTTCCGCTCGCTCTCATTCATGTTCAGATTCCTGTTCTGTAGTCAGTTtgttcccagtatagtttagtctTTGCTCCGTTCGCCATTTGtccattttattttgtgtttaataaaccaccctcaCACCTTTACAAGtgcctgcgtttggatcctcctttatttcctacacggctcatctcactcgCTGTGACAGGATGCTAGGCGCAgcgttgagcttttgttacctagtggctacacaagccaggaagtaccaacgaccggatttggtgtgtggtagtaacaggtaaattaacatttttttttttttaattatttaaatatatatgagtgcttgtgtataaatacacaaacaatacacatatgctttcaattgtgtaatttaagtgatctagatagctctgttttggaagttcagttaacgctagaaatgtgttttggaatttgtacgtgctttgtctctaggggccaccgtatatatttatatataaacatatataaataaaaccacagcttatatatatttttttacattagtaattcctgtgcagaattttatattattgttaataatgaattaattaaagcaacaaaacaacctgaagagccggttgggagccgaaagagctggttctctaaaaagagcctgAAATCCCATGACTAACAGGCAGGCTATgcttacaggatgtgatgttaCATGTTATTATGTGATGTTATTGAAATCATCAGGAACAACGGGAGTGGTGATTTCTAtaactttgtgtatataatttgtGTATTAATACATAAtaccatttcatttattttaaaggtttatttgcaagACACAGAAACAGGCAAAATATAAAGTTCCAAAATGTATTGTGCTTGGAACGAATTTAAACGTGGCAATAGAgccaggtgcagatgtgtgtcacaagttaatctgGCTGTAGGCTATGGCACTCGGTCACAGGTGGAGCTAGTTGACTCGACTCCATTTGAGtgaacacaaagtaaactgcgcGCTTTAGTTGAGCggcaaaaacactgaaatcgGAGTAATAAAGCGTACGAGGGGAACGATTACGACGACAAGATTCTCCCAATCGTTTGctcttgctgtcctgtgaacaacatcggcgtggtgttaactgttttctgttttcgcgGTAACCAGGTAAACTGAAAGCctagaaggcagcgggtccagatggcatcagctcaagggtcgtcaggtcctgcacagaccaactgtgtggggtgatggagcccatcttcaacctgagcctgaggctggggagagtcccacagaCATCCACAGGCACAAATATCCTCCACtacaaccactgaacatccaaggtatggacattgaggctgtggacagctacaggtaccttggtgttcatctgaacaataaactggactggactcataattcagatgctctctacaggaaagggcagagcaggctgtacctgctgcggagactcaggtcttGGAGTGAAGGACTCACtgctgaagaccttctatgactctgtggtggcctcagcctcatcttttacggtgtggtctgctggggtggcagcatctctgccggggacaggaagagactgaacaggctgatcagaagggccagctctgttctaggatgcccagtggaggtggtgagtgacaggagaatggtggctaagctgtcgtccctgttggacaacatctcccaccccatgcaggagactgtgacagcactgagcagctccttcagtggctgcggcacccacggtgtgggacggagagatttcgcaggtctttccttctatctgctgtcaactgatcaaacacacatctacacatgtgcaataacactaagtgcaatactcttttctggcatcgCTGTATtatactcagttgtatatagcatttgtattctattgtataaagtattttattttattctattgtgtacagtatcttattctTATCCTATTCCactgtttttctaatttttgctatgtaactttgcactgtccactttctgctgtaacaaaacaaatttcccacgtgtgggactaataaaggttatcttatcttaaaaagtgttttttgcaCTCCGCACAATAGATATGTTTTCTGTGATCCATTTTGTAATTCTAACTTTAGAATTTGTCTAAACTCTGTGTTGGgataaaaagttaaaagaacACAGCAGACTCTCAGGGATTCGGTTCACATTTATTTCAGCTTAAATACATCACAATAATCCAAATTTTTACAATAATGGCAAGAAATTATATATACTCAACGTCTTACATGCACAACATATACTGATGTTAATATACTATTGTGGTACTATGATCTATGTGCTACCAACTAaaaacagacatgcacctcTGAACTCATAAGACCATGCAACTATGTGACGTGTCCCTGATCTTAAACCAAAGATCCAAACAAAGTTGGATTCATAAAGTTCTTTTAAATCAGGTCTTGAGCTATAATATAAGTTATACCATATTAATAAATTACCAAAGAATGAGTAGTGTAAAAATGTAGGCAGGATTCATGCAGTGCTATCCACCGCAGTGATCGTGTATAGGTGCATCTTATAGTTCCTAAACCATAACTAATGTGTCATTGTCAGATAACTGTGGACTTATCAGTGGAAGTTTTATCCCCATTTACATACATTTGTCCTACCTTAGTAGACATAAGTGGATGGTTCAGATGAACCCTTGCTTGGGTCTTTAGCTCTTTTTAAAAACCTCTTTATAAATATTATCAGGAAGATTAAGAGACAATAGCAAACCTTGTGGTTAACTTATAGCTTTTGactggaataaataaataaatatatccaaACACCTTGCAGGAGCTAAGCTTGGGCTTGCAGTCTGTACCAGGACAATATTCAGGGTGTTCGCTTTACACTTGGGAGAAGAatattttcttctgttcttGGTCTTTCATTCTGCTCCCAGTgccttttgtttgcatttacaGATTACAACTTATCCAAACAATGAATGTGGATGCTCTCGAGGTTTTAACAAGGATCCTCCAAGTCTCTCGCTCAACGTGCCGAAGTGTCTACAGTGATCCCAGCCTCGATCGGGCAGATAACCAGCTGGGCCGTGTTCTTCCCGGTGTCATGTATGCAGGGGTTAAAGTACGGATACAGCGGCTCAGTGAAAGTGAGCCCGCTGTAAGTATAAATGTGAGTCTTTGCCTCTGTGTTGTAGAAGGACACCGAGCCTTCGTCATAGTCCAGGAATATACCGACTTTCTGAGGAATTTCTTTAAGGTGAAGAGTGACGGCGGGCCCAGCGCAGGCGCACAGGCTACCACCGCTACGTCAGCATATCGCCCAGTAACCGTTATCAGGGCGACATGTGATGGCGCCCTTCCTGTTGATGGACTCCCGGGCCACCCCAAGATCCCAGTCTCTTTTTTCTCCaacctgaaacacaaagaagGACAAAAATTATGCTAAACTGCAGAGTAGGGCTTAATTCCTTTAGGTTGCTAATTAAATGATAATAAATTTTTACTGAcactaaacacaacagatataAAATCAGAAGTGAACATCATGTAGCCACCAGGGGGCGCGAAGAGTTTTATTTTCCTGCTTGTTTAGATCATATA
It includes:
- the LOC109199711 gene encoding LOW QUALITY PROTEIN: erythroid membrane-associated protein (The sequence of the model RefSeq protein was modified relative to this genomic sequence to represent the inferred CDS: substituted 1 base at 1 genomic stop codon), giving the protein MTIMASVVVVNECDRGNPQVSLSSQQWRNPLPDDPRRFNSCVAVLGKQSFTSGKRYWVVQVGEKRDWDLGVARESINRKGAITCRPDNGYWAICXRSGGSLCACAGPAVTLHLKEIPQKVGIFLDYDEGSVSFYNTEAKTHIYTYSGLTFTEPLYPYFNPCIHDTGKNTAQLVICPIEAGITVDTSAR